The following are from one region of the Salvia splendens isolate huo1 chromosome 2, SspV2, whole genome shotgun sequence genome:
- the LOC121764224 gene encoding transcription initiation factor TFIID subunit 15-like isoform X1, producing the protein MANYFGKGAPTNGSVYVCNLPFGTDETMLAEHFGTIGLLKKDKRTGRPKIWLYHDKVTNEPKGDATVTYEDPHAALAAVEWFNNKDFHGATIGVFMAESKNKDDAVNHVDDQTIVSDVNELEEGYLDPNDGSGRGRGRGDAGGKSWQQDGDWLCTNTSCGNVNFAFRGVCNRCGTARPAGASGGGAAGGGRGRGHGSSDAGGPGRAVGAAGGSLFGPNDWSCPMCGNINWAKRTKCNICNTNKPGTNEGGVRGGRGGGYKELDEEELEETKRRRRAAEEDDGEMYDEFGNLKKKFRAKTQAETTQAVPGVGRAGWEVEEIAGDKDKRERSKDRGRDRDDRERDRYRSRDYDRHRERDRGYEYDRDRDYGRERERDRDRGRYR; encoded by the exons ATGGCAAACTATTTTGGAAAGGGGGCGCCGACGAACGGGTCTGTTTATGTCTGCAACTTGCCTTTCGGTACTGATGAGACAATGTTGGCCGAGCACTTCGGCACCATTGGCTTGTTAAAG AAAGACAAACGAACAGGCCGCCCAAAGATATGGCTATACCATGATAAAGTGACAAACGAGCCCAAAGGAGATGCCACGGTCACTTATGAGGATCCTCATGCTGCACTGGCTGCTGTTGAATGGTTTAACAACAAAGATTTTCATGGAGCCACAATTGGAGTCTTTATGGCAGAGTCAAAGAATAAGGACGACGCTGTGAATCATGTTGATGACCAGACTATTGTTAGTGATGTCAATGAATTGGAGGAAGGATACTTGGATCCGAATGATGGGAGCGGAAGAGGTAGAGGGCGAGGGGATGCTGGGGGGAAGTCATGGCAACAAGATGGAGATTGGTTGTGCACGAATACAAG TTGTGGCAATGTGAACTTTGCATTTCGAGGTGTGTGCAACCGCTGTGGAACTGCACGCCCTGCGGGAGCCTCTGGTGGAGGAGCAGCAGGTGGTGGCCGAGGAAGGGGTCATGGTAGTAGTGATGCAGGAGGGCCTGGCCGTGCAGTTGGCGCTGCTGGAGGCAGCCTTTTTGGTCCAAATGATTGGTCTTGTCCAAT GTGTGGAAATATTAATTGGGCAAAACGCACAAAATGTAACATCTGCAATACCAATAAACCTGGAACTAACGAGGGAGGTGTGAG AGGGGGACGTGGTGGAGGGTACAAAGAGCTGGATGAAGAAGAGCTAGAAGAAACAAAAAGGCGCCGACGAGCAGCGGAAGAA GATGACGGTGAAATGTATGATGAGTTTGGCAATCTTAAGAAAAAGTTCCGTGCAAAAACACAAGCTGAAACAACTCAGGCTGTTCCTGGAGTTGGCCGTGCAGGATGGGAGGTTGAGGAAATAG CAGGTGACAAGGATAAGAGAGAGAGGAGCAAGGATAGGGGAAGAGATCGTGATGATAGGGAGAGGGACAGGTATAGAAGTAGAGATTATGATAGGCACAGGGAGAGAGATAGAGGTTACGAGTATGATCGGGACCGAGACTACGGGCGGGAACGAGAGCGTGATAGAGATCGTGGTAGGTACCGTTGA
- the LOC121764224 gene encoding transcription initiation factor TFIID subunit 15-like isoform X2 — MANYFGKGAPTNGSVYVCNLPFGTDETMLAEHFGTIGLLKKDKRTGRPKIWLYHDKVTNEPKGDATVTYEDPHAALAAVEWFNNKDFHGATIGVFMAESKNKDDAVNHVDDQTIVSDVNELEEGYLDPNDGSGRGRGRGDAGGKSWQQDGDWLCTNTSCGNVNFAFRGVCNRCGTARPAGASGGGAAGGGRGRGHGSSDAGGPGRAVGAAGGSLFGPNDWSCPMCGNINWAKRTKCNICNTNKPGTNEGGVRGGRGGGYKELDEEELEETKRRRRAAEEDDGEMYDEFGNLKKKFRAKTQAETTQAVPGVGRAGWEVEEIGDKDKRERSKDRGRDRDDRERDRYRSRDYDRHRERDRGYEYDRDRDYGRERERDRDRGRYR, encoded by the exons ATGGCAAACTATTTTGGAAAGGGGGCGCCGACGAACGGGTCTGTTTATGTCTGCAACTTGCCTTTCGGTACTGATGAGACAATGTTGGCCGAGCACTTCGGCACCATTGGCTTGTTAAAG AAAGACAAACGAACAGGCCGCCCAAAGATATGGCTATACCATGATAAAGTGACAAACGAGCCCAAAGGAGATGCCACGGTCACTTATGAGGATCCTCATGCTGCACTGGCTGCTGTTGAATGGTTTAACAACAAAGATTTTCATGGAGCCACAATTGGAGTCTTTATGGCAGAGTCAAAGAATAAGGACGACGCTGTGAATCATGTTGATGACCAGACTATTGTTAGTGATGTCAATGAATTGGAGGAAGGATACTTGGATCCGAATGATGGGAGCGGAAGAGGTAGAGGGCGAGGGGATGCTGGGGGGAAGTCATGGCAACAAGATGGAGATTGGTTGTGCACGAATACAAG TTGTGGCAATGTGAACTTTGCATTTCGAGGTGTGTGCAACCGCTGTGGAACTGCACGCCCTGCGGGAGCCTCTGGTGGAGGAGCAGCAGGTGGTGGCCGAGGAAGGGGTCATGGTAGTAGTGATGCAGGAGGGCCTGGCCGTGCAGTTGGCGCTGCTGGAGGCAGCCTTTTTGGTCCAAATGATTGGTCTTGTCCAAT GTGTGGAAATATTAATTGGGCAAAACGCACAAAATGTAACATCTGCAATACCAATAAACCTGGAACTAACGAGGGAGGTGTGAG AGGGGGACGTGGTGGAGGGTACAAAGAGCTGGATGAAGAAGAGCTAGAAGAAACAAAAAGGCGCCGACGAGCAGCGGAAGAA GATGACGGTGAAATGTATGATGAGTTTGGCAATCTTAAGAAAAAGTTCCGTGCAAAAACACAAGCTGAAACAACTCAGGCTGTTCCTGGAGTTGGCCGTGCAGGATGGGAGGTTGAGGAAATAG GTGACAAGGATAAGAGAGAGAGGAGCAAGGATAGGGGAAGAGATCGTGATGATAGGGAGAGGGACAGGTATAGAAGTAGAGATTATGATAGGCACAGGGAGAGAGATAGAGGTTACGAGTATGATCGGGACCGAGACTACGGGCGGGAACGAGAGCGTGATAGAGATCGTGGTAGGTACCGTTGA